A section of the Bacillus pumilus genome encodes:
- the pnpS gene encoding two-component system histidine kinase PnpS — MSKIRTRLFSGLIFLLFIVFVALGLFLDHMFHVFYETKLTERMEKESSFLLSSMNGNDLKVKQNKEVLNQAQQHFDMNASIVDVKGNIIHTTGQAEQKAVIQNTLNNERLQTKGVVIDDEKDALFHYAVPILKQNEPAGYLFLHVSYEPLNEIDGQLWLALAFCLGSAIIIIVFFGYRMSMKYVKPIDYATKVAKQLERGNYDTNHYEELMIETSELNTSMKRLAGSLQEMTSAGEMQRDRLQTVIENIGAGIILIDKMGYIHLVNRTFRKQFKVQKHIYMHKLYHEAFTHEEIIELIDEIFMTETKVRKFLRLAVDIERRYFQVDGVPILSTDDEWKGIVLVFHDVTETKQLEQMRKDFVANVSHELKTPITSIKGFSETLLDGAIDDKEALTEFLSIILKESVRLETLIQDLLDLSKIEQQQFKLNIQEANATEIIQEIQVLLNQKATEKGIQLHVRVPKEPVYVMADPLRLKQIFLNLVNNALTYTPEGGSVTISARKRKGAYEFDVADTGIGMKKSEIPRIFERFYRIDKDRSRNSGGTGLGLAIVKHLVEAHEGTISVRSKQGKGTTFTVSLKST; from the coding sequence CCATGAATGGTAATGATCTAAAGGTGAAGCAAAACAAAGAGGTTCTCAATCAGGCACAGCAGCATTTTGATATGAATGCGTCGATTGTGGATGTAAAGGGGAATATCATACATACAACGGGTCAAGCAGAACAAAAGGCCGTCATTCAAAACACACTGAACAATGAACGTCTCCAAACGAAAGGGGTCGTCATTGATGATGAGAAAGACGCGCTGTTCCATTATGCTGTCCCGATCTTAAAACAAAACGAACCAGCGGGTTATTTATTTCTTCATGTGTCATATGAGCCTTTAAATGAAATTGACGGCCAACTTTGGCTTGCCTTAGCCTTTTGTCTTGGCTCGGCGATTATCATCATCGTTTTCTTCGGGTACCGCATGTCGATGAAATATGTAAAACCAATTGATTATGCGACAAAGGTAGCCAAACAGCTAGAACGCGGGAACTATGATACGAATCATTATGAAGAGCTGATGATCGAAACAAGTGAACTGAATACCTCCATGAAGCGTTTGGCAGGAAGTCTTCAAGAAATGACTAGTGCCGGTGAAATGCAGAGAGACCGTTTGCAAACAGTCATAGAAAATATTGGAGCAGGGATTATATTGATTGATAAGATGGGGTACATCCACCTCGTCAATCGAACCTTCCGCAAGCAGTTTAAGGTGCAAAAGCACATTTACATGCACAAGCTGTATCACGAAGCGTTTACCCATGAAGAGATTATCGAATTAATTGACGAAATTTTCATGACAGAAACGAAGGTGCGGAAGTTTTTACGTCTAGCCGTTGACATTGAACGTCGCTACTTCCAAGTCGATGGGGTACCCATTTTAAGTACAGACGACGAATGGAAAGGCATTGTCCTCGTGTTTCATGACGTCACAGAAACGAAGCAGCTGGAGCAGATGCGAAAAGACTTTGTCGCCAATGTGTCTCATGAGTTAAAAACACCGATTACGTCGATTAAAGGATTTTCTGAAACCCTTCTTGATGGTGCGATTGATGACAAAGAAGCACTGACAGAATTCCTTTCTATCATTTTAAAAGAGAGTGTCCGTCTAGAAACATTGATTCAAGACTTACTTGATCTTTCTAAAATTGAGCAGCAGCAATTCAAACTGAATATTCAAGAAGCCAATGCGACAGAAATCATCCAAGAGATTCAAGTGCTGTTAAATCAAAAGGCTACAGAAAAAGGCATTCAATTACACGTGCGTGTCCCAAAAGAACCGGTCTATGTCATGGCAGACCCGCTAAGGTTAAAGCAAATCTTCCTCAATCTCGTTAATAATGCTCTTACCTATACACCAGAGGGAGGAAGTGTCACCATTTCAGCAAGAAAGCGAAAAGGTGCCTATGAATTTGATGTAGCAGATACAGGGATCGGGATGAAGAAAAGTGAGATTCCAAGAATATTTGAGAGATTTTATCGAATTGATAAAGATAGAAGCAGAAATTCAGGCGGTACAGGTCTTGGTCTTGCCATTGTCAAACACCTTGTAGAGGCGCATGAAGGAACCATTTCTGTCCGCAGCAAACAAGGGAAAGGAACGACTTTTACAGTGAGCTTGAAATCGACATAG
- the polA gene encoding DNA polymerase I, giving the protein MTDKKKLVLVDGNSLAYRAFFALPLLSNDKGVHTNAIYGFAMILMKMLEDEKPTHMLVAFDAGKTTFRHETFKEYKGGRQKTPPELSEQMPFIRELLDAYQVKRYELPQYEADDIIGTLAVEAEKDGFEVKIFSGDKDLTQLSTDHTTVAITKKGITEVEYYTPAHIEEKYGLRPDQIIDMKGLMGDSSDNIPGVPGVGEKTAIKLLKQFETVENLLEHIDEVSGKKLKEKLEEFKEQAVMSKELATILVEAPIDVSSKDLAYEGPHMDQVISLYKELGFQTLLERLGEAPETDEQVEVDALEVKKMTAVTSEMLTDHAALVVEQLGDNYHEADLIGFAIHNENGAFFMTKEDALQSEAFKEWVQDETKKKWVFDSKRAVVALRWHDVDLKGVDNDVLLASYVVNPQKTYEDVASVAKEYGLNIALSDEKVYGKGAKQAIPPEDELKEHLGRKAAAISALHDLTLEALEKNDQHELYEDLELPLALILGEMESLGVKVDIKRLENMGEELTKKLKEYEETIHRLAGETFNINSPKQLGVILFEKLGLPIIKKTKTGYSTSADVLEKLEDKHEIIRSILHYRQIGKLQSTYVEGLMKVTRKDTHKVHTRFNQALTQTGRLSSTDPNLQNIPIRLEEGRKIRQAFVPSKEGWLMFAADYSQIELRVLAHISQDENLIEAFTRDMDIHTKTAMDVFHVSEEEVTSAMRRQAKAVNFGIVYGISDYGLSQNLGITRKEAAAFIERYLTSFKGVKTYMEEIVQEAKQKGYVTTLLKRRRYIPDITSRNFNIKSFAERTAMNTPIQGSAADIIKKAMIDMARRLKEENLQTNLLLQVHDELIFEAPKEEIAILEKIVPEVMENALQLDVPLKVDFASGPSWYDAK; this is encoded by the coding sequence ATGACAGACAAAAAGAAATTAGTGTTAGTGGATGGAAACAGCCTTGCATATCGAGCCTTTTTTGCTTTGCCGCTATTATCAAATGATAAAGGCGTACATACAAATGCTATTTATGGCTTTGCGATGATCTTAATGAAAATGCTGGAGGACGAGAAGCCAACCCATATGCTCGTCGCATTTGATGCGGGAAAAACAACCTTCCGCCACGAGACATTTAAAGAATATAAAGGCGGAAGACAAAAAACCCCGCCAGAGCTATCAGAACAAATGCCATTCATCCGTGAACTATTAGATGCCTATCAGGTGAAAAGGTACGAGCTTCCTCAATATGAGGCAGATGATATTATCGGAACATTGGCTGTCGAGGCAGAAAAAGACGGCTTTGAAGTCAAAATCTTCTCAGGAGATAAAGACTTAACACAGCTCTCAACTGATCATACGACAGTGGCTATTACGAAAAAAGGCATCACAGAAGTCGAATACTACACACCTGCTCATATTGAAGAGAAATATGGTCTGCGACCAGATCAAATCATTGACATGAAAGGGCTAATGGGAGATTCATCAGATAATATCCCAGGCGTCCCAGGTGTAGGCGAAAAAACAGCCATTAAATTGTTAAAGCAGTTTGAAACAGTTGAGAACCTGCTTGAACATATTGATGAAGTGAGCGGGAAAAAACTGAAAGAAAAGCTTGAAGAATTTAAAGAGCAAGCAGTCATGAGTAAAGAGCTGGCGACCATTCTCGTAGAAGCACCTATTGATGTGTCCAGCAAAGATCTCGCCTACGAAGGTCCACATATGGATCAAGTGATCTCTCTTTATAAAGAACTAGGCTTTCAAACGCTGCTAGAGCGTCTAGGAGAAGCCCCAGAAACAGATGAACAGGTTGAAGTAGACGCATTAGAAGTGAAAAAAATGACAGCTGTAACCAGCGAGATGCTGACAGATCATGCAGCCCTTGTGGTAGAACAGCTTGGAGATAATTATCACGAAGCGGATTTGATCGGTTTTGCGATCCATAATGAAAATGGTGCGTTTTTTATGACAAAAGAAGATGCGCTTCAATCAGAGGCATTTAAAGAATGGGTACAGGATGAAACGAAGAAAAAATGGGTCTTTGATTCAAAAAGAGCCGTTGTCGCCCTCAGATGGCATGATGTTGACCTAAAAGGTGTCGACAATGATGTTCTGCTCGCTTCCTACGTCGTCAACCCGCAGAAAACTTACGAAGACGTCGCAAGTGTAGCGAAGGAATATGGTCTGAATATCGCTCTTTCTGATGAAAAAGTATACGGAAAAGGAGCAAAGCAGGCGATCCCACCTGAAGATGAACTGAAAGAACATCTCGGACGCAAAGCAGCGGCGATCTCAGCCTTGCATGATTTAACACTGGAAGCATTAGAGAAAAATGATCAACATGAACTCTATGAAGATTTAGAGCTTCCGCTTGCACTCATCTTAGGTGAAATGGAATCTCTTGGAGTCAAGGTAGATATAAAGCGCCTAGAGAACATGGGTGAAGAATTAACGAAAAAGCTCAAAGAATATGAAGAAACCATTCACCGTTTAGCAGGAGAAACGTTTAATATCAATTCTCCTAAACAGCTTGGCGTCATTCTTTTTGAAAAATTAGGTCTCCCGATTATTAAGAAGACAAAAACAGGCTATTCAACGTCTGCAGATGTGCTTGAAAAGCTTGAAGATAAGCATGAAATCATTCGGTCCATTCTGCACTACAGACAAATTGGAAAGCTGCAATCGACCTATGTAGAAGGGTTAATGAAAGTAACGCGTAAGGATACTCATAAAGTGCATACAAGATTTAACCAGGCACTCACGCAAACAGGAAGATTAAGCTCCACAGATCCAAACCTTCAAAACATCCCGATTCGTTTAGAAGAAGGACGGAAGATTCGTCAAGCGTTCGTTCCTTCAAAAGAAGGCTGGCTCATGTTTGCAGCAGACTATTCACAAATCGAACTGCGTGTACTTGCTCATATTTCACAAGATGAGAATTTGATTGAAGCATTTACGAGGGACATGGACATTCACACGAAAACAGCGATGGACGTGTTTCATGTCTCAGAAGAAGAAGTAACTTCCGCGATGAGAAGACAAGCCAAGGCAGTAAACTTTGGTATTGTATACGGAATCAGTGATTACGGACTTTCTCAAAACCTTGGAATCACAAGAAAAGAAGCAGCCGCATTTATCGAGCGCTATTTAACAAGTTTTAAAGGCGTGAAAACCTATATGGAAGAAATCGTTCAGGAAGCGAAACAAAAAGGCTACGTCACGACGCTTCTTAAACGCAGACGGTATATCCCGGACATCACAAGCCGTAATTTTAATATCAAAAGCTTTGCAGAACGAACAGCTATGAACACACCGATCCAAGGCAGCGCAGCCGATATTATTAAAAAAGCGATGATTGATATGGCACGAAGGCTCAAAGAAGAAAACCTGCAAACAAATCTTTTATTACAGGTGCACGATGAATTGATCTTCGAAGCGCCAAAAGAAGAAATTGCCATTCTTGAAAAGATTGTTCCTGAAGTCATGGAAAATGCACTTCAGCTTGATGTGCCACTAAAAGTTGATTTTGCTTCAGGTCCATCTTGGTACGATGCAAAATAA
- the mutM gene encoding DNA-formamidopyrimidine glycosylase, protein MPELPEVETVRRTLKRLVEGKTIETVDIKWPNIIKRPGEPEEFARRMVGETIQTIERRGKFLLFHLDHYVMVSHLRMEGKYRVHEAHEPYDKHVHVVFTFTDGTELRYHDVRKFGTMHLFQPGEEEKELPLSQLGYEPFDEQFTPEYLWEQLKKTTRVVKTALLDQKIVVGLGNIYVDEVLFKSGIHPETKANQLSLESCKVLHKQIIDTLQVAVDAGGSTIRSYINSQGDIGTFQLQLLVYDRRGEPCQTCGSIIEKTVVGGRGTHFCVTCQKRP, encoded by the coding sequence ATGCCGGAATTACCAGAAGTTGAAACCGTCCGGCGCACTCTCAAGCGGTTAGTCGAAGGAAAGACGATTGAAACGGTCGATATCAAATGGCCAAACATCATCAAACGTCCTGGGGAGCCGGAAGAGTTCGCAAGAAGAATGGTTGGAGAAACCATACAAACCATTGAAAGAAGAGGGAAGTTCCTCCTCTTTCATTTAGACCATTATGTGATGGTCTCCCATTTAAGGATGGAAGGGAAATATCGTGTACATGAAGCGCATGAGCCTTATGATAAACACGTACACGTCGTCTTTACGTTTACCGATGGAACGGAGCTTCGGTATCATGATGTACGTAAATTTGGCACGATGCATTTATTTCAGCCGGGTGAAGAGGAAAAGGAACTCCCGCTATCACAGCTGGGCTATGAACCATTTGATGAACAGTTCACTCCTGAGTATTTATGGGAGCAATTGAAAAAAACAACACGCGTCGTCAAAACAGCACTGCTTGATCAAAAGATTGTCGTAGGGCTTGGTAACATTTATGTAGATGAGGTCCTGTTTAAATCAGGGATTCATCCAGAAACGAAAGCGAATCAGCTTAGCCTGGAATCCTGCAAAGTGCTTCACAAACAGATCATCGATACGCTTCAAGTGGCGGTAGATGCGGGTGGAAGTACGATTCGTTCTTATATCAACTCACAAGGAGATATTGGTACGTTTCAATTGCAGCTTCTTGTATATGACCGGCGGGGAGAGCCTTGCCAAACATGCGGAAGCATCATTGAGAAAACAGTAGTCGGAGGGCGCGGTACACACTTTTGTGTGACCTGCCAAAAACGTCCTTAA
- the ytaF gene encoding sporulation membrane protein YtaF, which translates to MISISLLFLAIAVSIDSFSVGFTYGLRKMRIPFKAIVIIACCSGIVLLISMLIGSLLTTFLPVSVTDKLGGGILIAIGLWVLYQFYKPAKERDLLLHEKTLLNVEVQSLGLVIHILRKPTSADIDRSGTINGIEAVLLGIALSIDAFGAGIGAAILGFSPIVMSITVAVMSSLFVCIGLRAGHYLANWRWIDKLACLPGLLLILIGVWKL; encoded by the coding sequence ATGATTTCGATTTCGCTCCTGTTTTTAGCTATTGCAGTTAGCATCGACAGCTTTTCTGTAGGCTTTACGTATGGTCTCCGCAAAATGAGGATCCCATTTAAAGCCATCGTCATTATTGCATGCTGCTCAGGGATTGTGCTGCTCATTTCTATGCTGATTGGCAGCCTGCTGACGACATTTCTCCCTGTTTCAGTGACCGATAAACTGGGGGGAGGCATTTTAATTGCCATCGGCCTTTGGGTCCTGTATCAATTTTACAAACCAGCGAAAGAGCGTGATTTGCTTCTTCATGAAAAGACATTGCTTAATGTGGAAGTCCAATCGCTTGGGCTTGTCATTCACATTTTAAGAAAGCCGACAAGTGCAGATATTGACCGATCTGGGACGATTAATGGAATAGAAGCTGTCCTTCTTGGAATTGCTTTATCCATTGATGCATTTGGCGCAGGGATTGGCGCAGCGATTCTAGGCTTTTCTCCAATTGTCATGAGTATCACGGTCGCAGTGATGAGTTCACTTTTTGTATGTATCGGGCTACGAGCCGGTCATTACTTGGCAAATTGGCGCTGGATCGATAAACTCGCATGTTTACCAGGGCTTCTGCTCATATTAATCGGGGTTTGGAAGCTGTAA
- the coaE gene encoding dephospho-CoA kinase (Dephospho-CoA kinase (CoaE) performs the final step in coenzyme A biosynthesis.): MTLVIGLTGGIASGKSTVSQMIKEQGIRVVDADVIAKEAVGKGTPALHHIVQTFGEGVLLPNGELDRQQLGAIIFSNEEKRKQLNAIVHPEVRKEMLRQRDEGINSRETFVVLDIPLLFESQLESLVDRIIVVYTTPELQLSRLMNRNDLSEEEALNRIHSQQPLEEKCKKADHVIENTQDLAFIRKQLQNILNEWEHTDK; the protein is encoded by the coding sequence TTGACGCTTGTCATTGGATTAACAGGCGGGATTGCTAGCGGAAAAAGCACAGTCTCGCAGATGATAAAAGAGCAGGGCATCCGGGTTGTGGACGCAGATGTGATTGCAAAAGAAGCGGTCGGCAAAGGAACACCCGCCCTTCATCATATCGTTCAAACCTTTGGTGAGGGTGTCCTCCTGCCAAATGGAGAGCTGGACCGGCAGCAACTCGGAGCCATTATTTTTTCTAATGAAGAGAAAAGAAAGCAGTTAAATGCGATCGTTCATCCAGAAGTGCGAAAGGAAATGCTCAGGCAGCGTGATGAAGGCATTAATAGCCGAGAAACATTCGTTGTCCTGGATATCCCGCTTTTATTTGAGAGTCAGCTGGAGAGTCTCGTCGACCGTATTATTGTGGTGTATACAACACCAGAATTACAGCTATCACGACTCATGAATCGAAACGACCTTAGTGAGGAGGAAGCGCTGAATCGGATTCACTCTCAGCAGCCTCTTGAGGAAAAATGTAAGAAAGCAGACCACGTGATAGAAAATACACAAGACCTTGCTTTTATTCGAAAGCAATTGCAGAACATATTAAATGAATGGGAACATACAGATAAGTAA
- a CDS encoding glyceraldehyde-3-phosphate dehydrogenase: MKVKAAINGFGRIGRMVFRKAMLDDQIQIVAVNASYPAETLAHLIKYDTNHGRYECDVIAEDDALIVNGKRVLLLNNRDPKQLPWGELGIDIVIEATGKFNSKDQAMGHIDAGAKKVVLTAPGKNEDVTIVMGVNEDDLDPEKHVVISNASCTTNCLAPVVKLLDDEFGIDNGLMTTVHAYTNDQKNIDNPHKDLRRARACAQSIIPTTTGAAKALSLVLPHMKGKLHGLALRVPVSNVSMVDLVVDLKKDVTAEEVNAAFSNASKTSLSGILDYTDEPLVSTDFNTNPYSAVVDGLTTMVMGDRKVKVLAWYDNEWGYSCRVVDLVKFVGSQMKELSAV, translated from the coding sequence ATGAAGGTAAAAGCAGCGATCAATGGGTTTGGCAGAATTGGACGCATGGTCTTCAGAAAAGCAATGCTTGATGATCAAATTCAAATTGTAGCGGTGAACGCAAGCTATCCTGCCGAAACGCTAGCACATTTAATTAAATATGACACAAATCATGGACGTTACGAATGCGATGTGATAGCAGAAGATGACGCCCTGATTGTAAATGGGAAAAGAGTGCTTTTGCTCAATAACAGAGACCCAAAGCAGCTTCCATGGGGAGAGCTTGGGATTGATATCGTCATAGAAGCAACAGGGAAATTTAATTCAAAAGATCAAGCGATGGGCCATATAGATGCCGGAGCGAAAAAAGTCGTACTTACAGCTCCAGGTAAAAATGAAGACGTTACAATTGTAATGGGCGTTAATGAGGATGATCTTGATCCTGAAAAGCACGTCGTTATTTCAAACGCATCTTGTACAACAAACTGTTTAGCACCAGTTGTCAAATTGTTAGATGATGAATTCGGCATCGACAACGGTTTAATGACAACGGTTCATGCATATACAAATGATCAAAAAAATATCGACAACCCGCATAAGGATTTACGCCGGGCAAGAGCATGTGCCCAGTCCATTATTCCAACTACGACGGGTGCTGCTAAAGCGCTTTCTTTAGTGCTGCCACACATGAAAGGGAAATTACATGGACTCGCACTTCGTGTGCCTGTTTCCAATGTATCGATGGTTGATCTTGTTGTCGACTTGAAAAAAGATGTCACAGCAGAAGAAGTCAATGCAGCCTTCTCTAATGCATCAAAAACTTCTTTATCCGGTATCTTAGATTACACGGATGAGCCGCTTGTTTCTACAGACTTTAATACGAATCCTTATTCAGCTGTCGTAGATGGACTCACAACGATGGTGATGGGGGATAGAAAAGTAAAAGTTCTTGCATGGTATGACAATGAATGGGGTTATTCATGCAGAGTAGTGGATCTTGTGAAGTTTGTCGGATCGCAGATGAAAGAGCTTTCTGCTGTTTGA
- the speD gene encoding adenosylmethionine decarboxylase — protein METIGRHVISELWGCDCDKLNDMDFIEKTFVNAALKSGAEVREVAFHKFAPQGVSGVVIISESHLTIHSFPEHGYASIDVYTCGDLDPNIAADHIGDELGAETRENIEIPRGMGPVQVKQAQAKAL, from the coding sequence ATGGAAACAATCGGACGTCACGTTATCTCCGAGTTATGGGGATGCGACTGTGATAAACTGAACGACATGGATTTTATTGAAAAAACGTTTGTAAATGCAGCTTTGAAATCAGGAGCTGAGGTAAGAGAGGTTGCTTTTCACAAATTTGCACCTCAAGGAGTAAGTGGAGTTGTCATTATTTCTGAATCTCATCTGACAATTCACAGCTTTCCTGAACATGGTTATGCGAGCATAGATGTTTATACTTGCGGCGACCTAGATCCGAATATTGCAGCAGATCATATCGGAGATGAATTAGGTGCTGAAACAAGAGAAAACATCGAAATTCCTCGAGGCATGGGACCTGTACAAGTGAAACAGGCACAAGCCAAAGCACTGTAA
- the nrdR gene encoding transcriptional regulator NrdR — protein MKCPTCQHLGTRVLDSRPVDEGKSIRRRRECESCQYRFTTFEKLEELPLIVVKKEGIREEFSREKMLRGLIKACEKRPVALKQLEDVCFNIEKELRNQGMSEVKSELVGEMVMDELAKIDEVSYVRFASVYRQFKDINVFIDELKDLLKKER, from the coding sequence ATGAAATGTCCCACATGTCAGCACCTTGGCACAAGGGTGCTTGATTCAAGACCAGTAGATGAAGGGAAATCCATCCGTCGTAGAAGAGAGTGTGAAAGCTGCCAATATCGCTTTACGACGTTTGAGAAATTAGAAGAATTACCACTGATTGTGGTGAAAAAAGAAGGAATTCGAGAAGAATTCAGTCGCGAAAAGATGCTGAGAGGACTCATTAAAGCGTGTGAAAAGCGTCCTGTTGCTTTAAAGCAGTTGGAGGATGTCTGCTTTAATATCGAAAAAGAATTGCGTAATCAAGGCATGTCAGAAGTGAAAAGTGAGCTTGTAGGTGAAATGGTGATGGACGAGCTGGCAAAAATTGATGAAGTGTCTTACGTCAGATTCGCCTCGGTTTACCGGCAGTTTAAAGATATCAACGTCTTTATTGATGAATTAAAAGATTTATTAAAGAAAGAACGCTAA
- a CDS encoding replication initiation and membrane attachment family protein, with amino-acid sequence MTEHWKEVLAVDPYVVKSASLLGDIDRQLITLLYQPLIGMSAFSLYMTLWGELEQNRMWGKPAPHRQLMVMLQTNLNDIFEERLKLEAIGLLRTYEQETEEGRLFTYELVPPLRPDEFFQDGMLNVLLYHRVEKAKYMQLRDYFSYPGVPAEAKNISRSFEEVFHVLQPGERRMTEEINQASSLDQGYEYVTVGSSQPAPLSDDSFDFDLLLAGMSDMMIPRKALTKQVKETIKKLAVVYGITPLQMQNIVAGACGSDQMISTEELRKAARDWYQIEYRGEQPKLIDQKQPRHLRQDASKSPLADTPDAKLIEKLDHISPRELLKDMADGIEPTYADLRIVEDIMLEQQLEPGVMNVLIYYTLLKTDMKLSKTYMQKIAAHWVRKKIKTVAAAMKIAKEENRQMTEWAQQKKQRSTYGSGKVVREEKLPDWMKETETKEQPAKEQTDSLSTEDLEREKEKLLDQFKNMKKYNAH; translated from the coding sequence ATGACAGAGCATTGGAAGGAAGTGCTAGCCGTCGATCCATATGTCGTCAAAAGCGCTTCATTGCTCGGTGACATCGATAGACAGCTCATCACTCTTTTATATCAGCCGCTTATAGGTATGTCCGCTTTCAGCTTATATATGACGCTGTGGGGAGAGCTGGAACAAAATCGTATGTGGGGGAAACCCGCACCTCATCGGCAGCTCATGGTCATGCTGCAAACGAATTTGAATGATATATTTGAGGAACGTTTAAAGCTTGAAGCGATTGGTTTACTCCGCACATATGAACAGGAAACGGAAGAAGGCAGACTGTTTACATATGAGCTTGTGCCGCCGCTAAGACCAGATGAGTTTTTCCAAGATGGAATGTTGAATGTCCTGCTGTACCATCGTGTAGAGAAAGCGAAATATATGCAGCTTCGCGATTATTTCTCGTATCCCGGTGTTCCGGCAGAGGCAAAGAACATCTCGCGGTCGTTTGAAGAAGTCTTTCACGTATTGCAGCCAGGTGAACGCAGGATGACAGAAGAAATCAATCAGGCGTCATCACTTGATCAAGGCTATGAATATGTGACCGTTGGATCGAGTCAGCCGGCTCCGCTCTCAGACGATTCCTTTGATTTCGATCTATTGTTAGCGGGTATGTCTGATATGATGATTCCAAGAAAGGCTTTGACAAAGCAGGTGAAAGAAACCATTAAGAAGTTAGCCGTTGTATACGGCATCACCCCGCTTCAAATGCAAAATATTGTAGCAGGCGCCTGCGGTTCTGATCAAATGATCTCAACAGAAGAATTGAGAAAAGCGGCAAGAGACTGGTACCAAATTGAATATAGAGGCGAGCAGCCAAAACTCATTGATCAAAAACAGCCGAGACACTTGCGTCAAGATGCTTCAAAGTCGCCGTTAGCAGATACGCCTGATGCAAAACTGATTGAAAAGCTTGACCACATTTCGCCTAGGGAACTGCTAAAAGATATGGCTGATGGCATTGAGCCAACGTATGCTGACTTAAGAATTGTCGAGGATATTATGCTTGAGCAGCAGCTAGAGCCAGGGGTCATGAATGTTTTGATCTACTATACATTGCTGAAAACAGATATGAAGCTGTCGAAAACATATATGCAAAAAATTGCCGCTCATTGGGTGAGAAAGAAAATTAAAACTGTGGCAGCAGCCATGAAAATTGCCAAAGAAGAGAATAGGCAAATGACAGAATGGGCGCAGCAGAAAAAGCAGCGCAGCACATACGGATCAGGGAAAGTTGTTCGTGAAGAGAAGCTTCCTGACTGGATGAAAGAAACCGAAACGAAAGAACAGCCAGCAAAAGAACAAACAGACAGTCTATCGACAGAAGATCTCGAACGAGAAAAAGAAAAACTGTTAGATCAGTTTAAAAATATGAAAAAGTACAATGCACATTAA
- the dnaI gene encoding primosomal protein DnaI — protein sequence MKPIGRSFDQLKGRVDFRVRYNQIKESVLSDEDVKAFLQEHQEDIHEDMINRSLNRLFEYVQQAKGCSYCLDEENVNAILDGYHPKLVIKGQSIDIEYSPCPVKLRFDRQKKQQELMKSMYIPQNVLQATFADLNVVGRQEVIQKVGQFLQSYDETGKGKGLYLHGKFGVGKTYILAAIAQQLAEKEYPSLLVYVPEFVRELKNSLADHTLESKLNMVKSTPILMLDDIGAESMTSWVRDELLGTILQYRMAEQLPTFFSSNFSPSELKHHFTYSQRGEKEEVKAARLMERILYLAEAVLLEGENRRHL from the coding sequence ATGAAACCGATCGGTCGTTCATTTGATCAGCTAAAAGGGCGCGTAGATTTTCGTGTGAGATACAATCAGATTAAAGAGAGTGTGTTATCTGATGAAGATGTAAAAGCTTTTTTACAGGAGCACCAAGAAGACATACACGAAGACATGATCAATCGCAGCTTGAACCGGCTTTTTGAATATGTGCAGCAGGCGAAGGGCTGTTCATATTGCTTAGATGAAGAGAACGTCAATGCGATATTAGACGGTTATCACCCAAAGCTTGTGATTAAAGGTCAGAGTATTGATATTGAATATTCCCCTTGTCCAGTCAAGCTACGGTTCGATAGACAGAAAAAACAGCAAGAGCTCATGAAAAGCATGTACATTCCGCAAAATGTTCTTCAAGCAACGTTTGCTGATTTGAACGTTGTAGGAAGACAGGAAGTCATTCAAAAAGTAGGGCAATTCCTGCAAAGCTATGACGAGACGGGCAAAGGAAAAGGCTTATATTTACACGGAAAGTTTGGAGTAGGAAAAACGTATATTCTGGCAGCCATTGCGCAGCAGTTAGCGGAGAAGGAATATCCATCTCTCCTTGTGTACGTGCCTGAGTTTGTAAGAGAGCTAAAAAATTCGTTAGCCGATCATACATTAGAATCAAAACTGAACATGGTCAAATCCACTCCTATATTAATGCTTGATGATATTGGGGCCGAGTCGATGACAAGCTGGGTTCGAGATGAACTACTTGGAACGATTTTACAATATCGTATGGCAGAGCAGCTGCCGACTTTCTTCTCCTCTAATTTCTCACCAAGTGAACTGAAGCATCACTTTACGTATTCACAGCGCGGGGAAAAAGAAGAGGTCAAAGCTGCTCGTTTAATGGAACGGATTCTCTATTTAGCAGAGGCAGTCTTGCTCGAAGGAGAAAACCGCCGTCATTTATAA